One Phenylobacterium hankyongense DNA segment encodes these proteins:
- a CDS encoding BON domain-containing protein, whose protein sequence is MADKWTEERERQMRERDRRRSEQYGRGGDYGGEDYAAGPGEARSWDQDDDATRGVPRGGSDRDRVFGERETGANYTRGTGVTAGGGAYGGGESYGRSGGAGRPAGYQSTGRQGGGYRGPAPRIAPQDYTGGGRFYGDDEREPIYREEYGQGGVEYGDVPRGYDARNSGGPGGAGGYPERTGPTSDRRASGGTGGYDYERGYGDAGRGPMGRDRERWDERGGDNRGGEGVEFMRKAGERISSWFKGDHLMHGSRPDERNDYEREHRIMEADRGRRGLGPKNYKRPDERINEEAHERLTDDSWLDATNITITVSGGEITLSGTVENREAKHRAERVVEDISGVNHVQNNLRVDRGSFLTSPASGYGDSVLESQMRKDDPTANASGGVGGGQSTAGKKT, encoded by the coding sequence ATGGCCGACAAGTGGACGGAAGAGCGCGAGCGCCAGATGCGGGAGCGCGACCGGCGCCGGTCGGAGCAGTACGGCCGCGGCGGCGACTACGGCGGCGAGGACTATGCGGCCGGCCCCGGCGAGGCGCGCAGCTGGGACCAGGACGACGACGCCACCCGTGGCGTGCCGCGCGGCGGATCCGATCGTGACCGGGTGTTCGGGGAGCGCGAGACCGGCGCCAACTACACGCGTGGCACGGGTGTAACCGCCGGCGGCGGCGCCTATGGCGGCGGCGAGAGCTATGGCCGCAGCGGCGGGGCCGGCCGGCCCGCCGGCTACCAATCGACCGGACGCCAGGGCGGCGGCTATCGCGGCCCGGCGCCGCGGATCGCGCCCCAGGACTACACCGGCGGCGGCCGCTTCTACGGCGACGACGAGCGCGAGCCGATCTACCGCGAGGAATACGGCCAGGGCGGCGTCGAATACGGCGACGTGCCGCGCGGCTACGACGCCCGCAATTCCGGCGGCCCAGGCGGGGCCGGCGGCTACCCGGAGCGCACCGGCCCGACCAGCGACCGGCGGGCTTCCGGCGGCACCGGCGGCTACGACTACGAGCGCGGCTACGGCGACGCCGGGCGCGGTCCGATGGGTCGCGACCGCGAGCGCTGGGACGAGCGCGGCGGCGACAACCGCGGCGGCGAAGGCGTCGAGTTCATGCGCAAGGCCGGCGAGCGGATCTCCAGCTGGTTCAAGGGCGACCACCTGATGCACGGCAGCCGCCCCGACGAACGCAACGACTACGAGCGCGAACACCGCATCATGGAAGCCGACCGCGGCCGCCGCGGCCTGGGGCCGAAGAACTACAAACGCCCGGACGAGCGGATTAACGAGGAGGCGCACGAGCGGCTCACCGACGACAGCTGGCTCGACGCCACCAACATCACCATCACCGTCTCCGGCGGGGAGATCACCTTGTCGGGTACGGTGGAGAACCGCGAGGCCAAGCACCGGGCCGAGCGGGTGGTGGAGGACATCTCCGGCGTCAACCACGTGCAGAACAACCTGCGGGTCGACCGCGGGAGCTTCCTGACCAGTCCGGCCAGCGGCTACGGCGACAGCGTGCTGGAATCGCAGATGCGCAAGGATGACCCGACCGCCAACGCCTCCGGCGGCGTCGGCGGCGGCCAGTCCACGGCCGGCAAGAAGACCTGA
- a CDS encoding acyl-CoA carboxylase subunit beta → MKHILEELEKRRQTAKLGGGEKRIASQHAKGKLTARERIDLLLDEGSFEEFDMFVEHRAVDFGMAEQKVPGDGVVTGWGRINGRVVFVFSKDFTVFGGSLSGAHAQKILKVQRQAMKVGAPIIGLFDAGGARIQEGVESLAGYADIFLENTLASGVIPQISVIMGPCAGGDVYSPAITDFIFMVKDTSYMYVTGPDVVKTVTHEDVSHEELGGYRVHAMKSGVADGAFENDLEALTQVRRLIDFLPLSNREKPPVRESFDEPYRDEPSLDTLVPANPNKPYDMKELILKVVDEADFFEISPDFAKNIVVGFARLDGQPVGIVANQPLALAGVLDIDASRKGARFVRFCDAFEIPIITFVDVPGFMPGTKQEQGGLIRHGAKLLFAFAEATVPKITLITRKAYGGAYDVMSSKHIRGDINYAWPTAEIAVMGSKGAVEIIFRNQSPEQLVEAEAEYKARFANPFVAASRGYIDDVIMPHGTRRRIVKALKNLAGKQLTNPWKKHDNIPL, encoded by the coding sequence GTGAAGCACATCCTGGAAGAGCTCGAGAAGCGCCGCCAGACGGCCAAGCTGGGCGGCGGCGAGAAGCGGATCGCCTCGCAGCACGCCAAGGGCAAGCTGACCGCGCGCGAGCGCATCGACCTGCTGCTGGACGAGGGCTCGTTCGAGGAGTTCGACATGTTCGTCGAGCACCGGGCCGTCGACTTCGGCATGGCCGAGCAGAAGGTGCCGGGCGACGGCGTGGTCACCGGCTGGGGCCGGATCAACGGCCGCGTGGTGTTCGTCTTCTCCAAGGATTTCACGGTCTTCGGAGGATCTCTTTCGGGCGCTCATGCGCAGAAGATCCTCAAGGTCCAGCGCCAGGCGATGAAGGTCGGGGCGCCGATCATCGGCCTGTTCGACGCGGGCGGCGCGCGGATCCAGGAGGGGGTCGAGAGCCTGGCGGGCTACGCCGACATCTTCCTGGAGAACACCCTGGCGTCCGGCGTCATCCCGCAGATCAGCGTGATCATGGGCCCCTGCGCCGGCGGCGACGTCTACTCCCCGGCGATCACCGACTTCATCTTCATGGTGAAGGACACCTCCTACATGTACGTGACCGGCCCGGACGTGGTGAAGACGGTCACCCACGAGGACGTCAGCCACGAGGAGCTGGGCGGCTACCGGGTGCACGCCATGAAGTCCGGCGTCGCCGACGGGGCCTTCGAGAACGACCTGGAGGCGCTGACCCAGGTCCGCCGGCTGATCGACTTCCTGCCGCTGTCGAACCGCGAGAAGCCGCCGGTGCGCGAGAGCTTCGACGAGCCCTATCGCGACGAGCCGTCGCTCGACACTCTGGTGCCGGCCAACCCCAACAAGCCCTACGACATGAAGGAGCTGATCCTGAAGGTCGTCGACGAGGCCGACTTCTTCGAGATCAGCCCGGACTTCGCCAAGAACATCGTCGTCGGCTTCGCGCGCCTGGACGGCCAGCCGGTGGGCATCGTCGCCAACCAGCCGCTGGCGCTGGCCGGGGTGCTGGACATCGACGCCAGCCGCAAGGGCGCGCGGTTCGTGCGCTTCTGCGACGCCTTCGAGATCCCGATCATCACCTTCGTCGACGTGCCGGGCTTCATGCCGGGCACCAAGCAGGAGCAGGGCGGGCTGATCCGCCATGGCGCCAAGCTGTTGTTCGCGTTCGCCGAGGCCACGGTGCCGAAGATCACCCTGATCACCCGCAAGGCCTACGGCGGCGCCTACGACGTGATGAGCTCCAAGCACATCCGCGGCGACATCAACTACGCCTGGCCCACCGCCGAGATCGCGGTGATGGGATCCAAGGGCGCGGTGGAGATCATCTTCCGCAACCAGAGCCCCGAGCAGCTGGTCGAAGCCGAGGCCGAATACAAGGCCCGCTTCGCCAACCCGTTCGTCGCCGCCTCGCGCGGCTACATCGACGACGTGATCATGCCGCACGGCACCCGCCGGCGCATCGTCAAGGCGCTGAAGAACCTGGCCGGCAAGCAGCTGACCAACCCCTGGAAGAAGCACGACAACATTCCGCTCTGA
- a CDS encoding phytanoyl-CoA dioxygenase family protein translates to MNLTPTEARARADEVRETSLTILRGLIPVATIDAWNEAFQPLLNAAIAREGDDPNRGANRHYVTLPFQDLWADAGIIDNDAIMAVVEELVGADGVMCQLASDTPLIGSDYQDLHRDTQLLFPESGAETPPYQLAVNFALVDVTDENGPMEYAPGTHMTAKAEGMRRIESGEVPLVRAYMNRGDVMIRDVRHIHRGTPNRTAVPRPMVVIGYSRRWLYRPEVNIRVPAEVLVGLPERARRWLRFNPVFETKAEAARQEESYRAFAY, encoded by the coding sequence ATGAACCTCACCCCCACCGAAGCCAGGGCCCGGGCCGACGAGGTCCGCGAGACCAGCCTGACCATCCTGCGCGGCCTGATCCCGGTCGCCACCATCGACGCCTGGAACGAGGCCTTCCAGCCGCTCCTGAATGCCGCCATCGCGCGGGAGGGCGACGACCCGAACCGCGGCGCCAACCGCCACTACGTCACCCTGCCCTTCCAGGACCTCTGGGCCGACGCCGGCATCATCGACAACGACGCCATCATGGCCGTGGTCGAGGAGCTCGTGGGCGCGGACGGCGTCATGTGCCAGCTGGCGAGCGACACCCCGCTGATCGGCTCGGACTATCAGGACCTGCACCGCGACACCCAGCTGCTGTTCCCGGAGAGCGGTGCGGAGACCCCGCCCTACCAGCTGGCGGTGAACTTCGCCCTGGTGGACGTCACCGACGAGAACGGCCCGATGGAGTACGCGCCCGGCACCCACATGACCGCCAAGGCCGAGGGCATGCGCCGCATCGAGAGCGGCGAGGTCCCGCTGGTACGCGCCTACATGAACCGCGGCGACGTGATGATCCGCGACGTGCGCCATATCCACCGCGGCACGCCAAACCGCACCGCGGTCCCGCGGCCGATGGTGGTGATCGGCTACTCCCGGCGCTGGCTGTATCGGCCGGAGGTCAACATCCGCGTGCCCGCCGAGGTGCTGGTCGGCCTGCCCGAGCGCGCCCGCCGCTGGCTGCGGTTCAACCCGGTGTTCGAAACCAAGGCCGAAGCCGCCCGGCAGGAAGAGAGCTACCGGGCGTTCGCCTACTAG
- the msrB gene encoding peptide-methionine (R)-S-oxide reductase MsrB, translating to MSTPAVSPSGFDLTPPTPEERKRLEASLTREEAEVLLHHGTEAPFCGGLLDQKDDGVYCCRLCGLPLFEHKTKFESGTGWPSFWAPFDETHVTAIRDVSYGMVRIETTCARCGSHQGHVFPDGPPPTRLRYCINSVSLEFVPGGAPLPDRLGRGESFPSPSGASSSISSAMAPSGNG from the coding sequence ATGAGCACGCCAGCCGTCTCCCCGTCCGGTTTCGACCTGACCCCGCCTACCCCCGAGGAACGCAAGCGCCTGGAGGCCTCGCTGACCCGCGAGGAGGCCGAGGTGCTGCTGCACCATGGCACCGAGGCGCCGTTCTGCGGCGGCCTGCTCGATCAGAAGGACGACGGCGTCTACTGCTGCCGCCTCTGCGGCCTGCCGCTGTTCGAGCACAAGACCAAGTTCGAGAGCGGCACCGGCTGGCCGTCGTTCTGGGCGCCCTTCGACGAGACCCACGTCACGGCGATCAGGGACGTCTCCTACGGCATGGTCCGCATCGAGACGACCTGCGCGCGCTGCGGCAGCCACCAGGGCCACGTCTTCCCCGACGGCCCGCCGCCGACCCGGCTGCGCTACTGCATCAACTCGGTGTCGCTGGAGTTCGTCCCCGGCGGCGCGCCGCTGCCCGACCGGCTCGGCCGCGGCGAGTCCTTCCCCTCGCCGTCCGGGGCCTCTTCCTCGATCTCCTCGGCGATGGCGCCCTCCGGCAACGGGTGA
- a CDS encoding acetyl-CoA carboxylase biotin carboxylase subunit, which yields MFSKILIANRGEIAVRIIKTCRRMGIATVVVYSEADADSLAVEMADETVFIGEAPAAQSYLVADKIVAAVRETGAEAVHPGFGFLSENAGFARRLAEEGIVFIGPNPRAIEAMGDKIESKKFAQAAGVSTVPGHVGEIDDTAHAIRISEEIGYPVMIKASAGGGGKGIRVAWNRQDVEEGFPAVKAEAKASFGDDRIFIEKFIESPRHIEIQVLGDKHGHVVHLFERECSIQRRNQKVIEEAPSPLLDTDTRAAMGEQAVRLAQAVDYDSAGTVEFVAGQDKSFFFLEMNTRLQVEHPVTELITGVDLVEQMIRSAYGEPLPFAQQELTINGWAIESRIYAEDPYRGFLPSIGRLVRYDPPQEGDVHGAKVRNDAGVREGDEISMYYDPMISKLSTWAPERLAAIDAMGRALEDFHIEGLGQNIPFLAAVMDQERFRSGQLSTNYIKDEFPDGFHGTAPTAFQRDVMAAVACAMHRTITRRAAPELLRQDWIVVEAGERRPVRVTNGDAGFTIAFVDEDRTLRLDGIEWRPGKPTFSGVLDGRAFTVQVKPAAEGFMIRHRAAQAHVLVLTPRSAELHEKLPPKTAADTSKMVLSPMPGLVVTLDVTLGQEVRAGEPVAVIEAMKMQNIIRAERDGTVKAVNAKAGDSVAADEVLVEFA from the coding sequence ATGTTCTCGAAGATCCTGATCGCCAACCGCGGCGAGATCGCGGTGCGCATCATCAAGACCTGCCGGCGAATGGGGATCGCCACGGTGGTGGTCTATTCCGAGGCGGACGCCGACTCCCTGGCCGTGGAGATGGCCGACGAGACGGTGTTCATCGGCGAGGCGCCGGCCGCGCAGTCCTATCTGGTGGCCGACAAGATCGTCGCTGCGGTGCGCGAGACGGGCGCCGAGGCGGTGCACCCGGGCTTCGGCTTCCTGTCGGAGAACGCCGGCTTCGCCCGCCGCCTGGCCGAGGAGGGGATCGTCTTCATCGGCCCCAATCCCCGCGCCATCGAGGCGATGGGCGACAAGATCGAATCCAAGAAGTTCGCCCAGGCCGCCGGCGTCTCCACCGTGCCCGGCCACGTCGGCGAGATCGACGACACCGCGCACGCGATTCGGATCTCCGAGGAGATCGGCTATCCGGTGATGATCAAGGCTTCGGCCGGCGGCGGCGGCAAGGGCATCCGGGTGGCCTGGAACCGCCAGGACGTCGAGGAAGGCTTCCCGGCGGTGAAGGCCGAGGCCAAGGCCAGCTTCGGCGACGACCGGATCTTCATCGAGAAGTTCATCGAAAGCCCGCGCCACATCGAGATCCAGGTGCTGGGCGACAAGCACGGCCACGTGGTCCACCTGTTCGAGCGCGAATGCTCGATCCAGCGGCGCAACCAGAAGGTCATCGAAGAGGCGCCGAGCCCGTTGCTCGACACCGACACCCGCGCCGCCATGGGCGAGCAGGCGGTGCGGCTGGCCCAGGCGGTCGACTACGACAGCGCCGGCACCGTCGAGTTCGTGGCCGGGCAGGACAAGAGCTTCTTCTTCCTGGAGATGAACACGCGCCTACAGGTGGAGCACCCGGTCACCGAACTGATCACCGGCGTCGACCTGGTGGAGCAGATGATCCGCTCGGCCTACGGCGAGCCGCTTCCCTTCGCCCAGCAGGAGCTGACGATCAACGGCTGGGCGATCGAGAGCCGGATCTACGCCGAAGACCCCTACCGCGGCTTCCTGCCGTCGATCGGGCGGCTGGTGCGCTACGACCCGCCGCAGGAGGGCGACGTTCACGGCGCCAAGGTGCGCAACGACGCCGGCGTGCGCGAAGGCGACGAGATCTCGATGTACTACGACCCGATGATCTCCAAGCTGTCGACCTGGGCGCCCGAGCGGCTGGCGGCCATCGACGCCATGGGCCGGGCGCTGGAGGACTTCCACATCGAGGGCCTGGGCCAGAACATCCCGTTCCTGGCCGCGGTGATGGACCAGGAGCGGTTCCGCTCCGGCCAGCTCTCCACCAACTACATCAAGGACGAGTTCCCGGACGGCTTCCATGGGACCGCACCCACCGCGTTCCAGCGCGACGTGATGGCGGCGGTGGCCTGCGCCATGCACCGCACCATCACACGCCGCGCCGCGCCGGAGCTGCTCAGGCAGGACTGGATCGTCGTCGAGGCCGGCGAGCGCCGCCCGGTGCGGGTGACCAACGGCGACGCCGGCTTCACCATCGCCTTCGTCGACGAGGACCGCACGCTGCGGCTGGACGGGATCGAGTGGCGGCCGGGCAAGCCGACCTTCTCCGGCGTCCTCGACGGCCGGGCCTTCACCGTGCAGGTCAAGCCGGCGGCGGAGGGCTTCATGATCCGCCACCGCGCCGCCCAGGCCCATGTGCTGGTGCTCACCCCGCGCTCGGCCGAGCTGCACGAGAAGCTGCCGCCGAAGACCGCCGCCGACACCTCGAAGATGGTGCTCTCGCCGATGCCGGGCCTGGTGGTGACCCTCGACGTCACCCTCGGCCAGGAGGTCCGCGCCGGCGAGCCGGTGGCGGTCATCGAGGCCATGAAGATGCAGAACATCATCCGCGCCGAGCGCGACGGCACGGTCAAGGCGGTGAACGCCAAGGCCGGCGACAGCGTCGCGGCCGACGAAGTGCTGGTGGAGTTCGCCTGA
- a CDS encoding DUF1501 domain-containing protein — translation MTRPLSRRGVLAAAAGFGVSLQFLATQSFAATEDGLARKKLIVVICRGGMDGLSVSPPVGDPDYAALRGPIALKDEALKLDGTFALHPALTATYALAKAGEARIVPAVATPDRARSHFEAQDVLETGASGVYGTSSGWLNRAVETISAHRKVEALSVGPTAPLILRGKAPAGSWSPGRVVDGSARLPTLLQDLYKNDPLLGPALARGLATEAMAQAAMSNLAPSAGGPPTQMAAAAAPPAANAPALLRQGRDAAAKLGETLAGFMREPGGPQIAAISLDGFDTHANQGAGQGQLATRLSYLDAVLDGVHTGLGPAWKDTVVVVATEFGRTARVNGTAGTDHGTASTALLLGGALKRGGIVGDWPGLKQSALFENRDLAPSLDMRGLFKGVLADHMGVDRAALDTAVFPDSGGVRPVANLA, via the coding sequence ATGACCCGCCCCCTCTCCCGCCGCGGCGTGCTGGCCGCAGCCGCCGGCTTCGGCGTCTCCCTGCAGTTCCTCGCCACCCAGAGCTTCGCCGCCACCGAAGACGGGCTGGCGCGCAAGAAACTGATCGTGGTGATCTGCCGCGGCGGCATGGACGGGCTGTCGGTCTCGCCACCGGTGGGCGACCCCGACTATGCGGCCCTTCGCGGCCCCATCGCGCTCAAGGACGAGGCGCTGAAGCTCGACGGGACCTTCGCCCTCCACCCGGCGCTGACCGCCACCTACGCGCTGGCCAAGGCCGGCGAGGCGCGGATCGTCCCGGCCGTCGCCACGCCGGACCGCGCCCGCTCGCACTTCGAGGCGCAGGACGTGCTGGAGACCGGGGCGAGCGGCGTCTACGGGACCTCGTCCGGCTGGCTGAACCGGGCGGTGGAGACCATCTCCGCCCACCGCAAGGTCGAGGCGCTCTCCGTCGGCCCGACCGCCCCGCTGATCCTGCGCGGCAAGGCGCCGGCCGGCTCCTGGTCGCCCGGCCGGGTGGTCGACGGCAGCGCCCGGCTGCCGACCCTGCTGCAGGACCTCTACAAGAACGATCCTCTGCTCGGCCCGGCCCTGGCCCGCGGCCTCGCCACCGAGGCCATGGCGCAGGCGGCGATGAGCAATCTCGCGCCTTCCGCAGGGGGGCCGCCGACCCAGATGGCCGCCGCCGCCGCGCCGCCCGCCGCCAACGCCCCGGCGCTGCTCCGCCAGGGCCGCGACGCCGCCGCCAAGCTGGGCGAGACCCTGGCCGGGTTCATGCGCGAGCCCGGCGGGCCGCAGATCGCCGCCATCTCGCTGGACGGCTTCGACACCCACGCCAACCAGGGCGCCGGACAAGGCCAGCTCGCCACCCGCCTGAGCTACCTCGACGCGGTGCTGGACGGCGTCCACACCGGCCTCGGCCCGGCCTGGAAGGACACCGTGGTGGTGGTCGCCACCGAATTCGGCCGCACGGCTCGGGTCAACGGCACCGCCGGCACCGACCACGGCACCGCCTCGACGGCCCTGCTGCTGGGCGGCGCGCTGAAGCGCGGCGGCATCGTCGGCGACTGGCCGGGCCTGAAGCAGAGCGCCCTGTTCGAGAACCGCGACCTGGCGCCGAGCCTCGACATGCGCGGCCTGTTCAAGGGCGTTCTGGCCGACCACATGGGCGTCGACCGCGCGGCGCTCGACACCGCCGTCTTCCCGGACAGCGGCGGCGTGCGGCCGGTGGCGAACCTCGCCTGA
- a CDS encoding DUF1800 domain-containing protein, which produces MTTADRDLQAAIAATRFGLGARPGEIAQLAHDPQGWLRAQIRREGADQPQTNGETTRERLIAVRDYQQDRRAMRQDAQAQPPAGQSAAAPPAAPDRDPVKFAQRLLREDTGTDFLARVQLGATTDAGFRERWTLFWANHFTVSANKLITATVVGPFENEALRPHVFGRFADLAQAAETHPAMLLYLDQAQSIGPNSRAATLLKAGARRQGGLNENLAREIMELHTVGVDGGYTQADVTEFARAMTGVSIGGPRDPDSAAGASVFRMAAHEPGERTVMGVRYPAGGREQAEAILADLAAKPATARFVCTKIARHFVADNPPPALVARLEKAWTASRGDLSRVAEALVAAPEAWAPQPAKFKTPYDFVVSSYRAAGGQPKAIGQVAPVLTALGQKPFSAPSPKGWAEDADSWAAPDAIVKRMQFAQGFAAAAVQDRDPKILAADALGARLTPATALAVARAESRPEGFALALMSPEFQRR; this is translated from the coding sequence GTGACCACCGCCGATCGGGACCTGCAGGCGGCCATCGCGGCGACGCGGTTCGGCCTGGGCGCCAGGCCGGGCGAGATCGCCCAGCTCGCCCACGACCCGCAGGGCTGGCTGCGGGCGCAGATCCGCCGGGAGGGCGCCGACCAGCCGCAGACCAATGGCGAGACCACCCGCGAGCGGCTGATCGCGGTGCGCGACTACCAGCAGGACCGCCGCGCCATGCGCCAGGACGCCCAGGCCCAGCCGCCGGCCGGCCAGTCCGCGGCCGCGCCGCCCGCCGCTCCGGACCGCGACCCGGTGAAGTTCGCCCAGCGCCTGCTGCGGGAGGACACCGGCACGGACTTCCTGGCTCGCGTCCAACTGGGCGCCACGACCGACGCCGGCTTCCGCGAGCGCTGGACCCTGTTCTGGGCCAACCACTTCACCGTCTCGGCCAACAAGCTGATCACCGCCACCGTGGTCGGCCCGTTCGAGAACGAGGCCCTCCGGCCCCACGTCTTCGGTCGCTTCGCCGACCTGGCGCAGGCCGCCGAGACCCATCCGGCGATGCTGCTCTACCTCGACCAGGCGCAGTCGATCGGGCCGAACAGCCGGGCCGCCACCCTCCTGAAGGCCGGCGCGCGACGGCAGGGCGGGCTGAACGAGAACCTCGCCCGCGAGATCATGGAACTGCACACCGTCGGCGTGGACGGCGGCTACACCCAGGCCGACGTCACCGAGTTCGCCCGCGCGATGACCGGCGTCTCGATCGGCGGCCCGCGCGACCCCGACTCGGCCGCCGGCGCCTCGGTGTTCCGGATGGCGGCGCATGAGCCCGGCGAGCGAACGGTGATGGGCGTGCGCTATCCGGCCGGCGGCCGTGAGCAAGCCGAGGCCATCCTCGCCGACCTCGCCGCCAAGCCGGCCACGGCGCGCTTTGTCTGCACCAAGATCGCGCGGCACTTCGTGGCCGACAATCCGCCGCCGGCCCTGGTGGCGCGGCTGGAGAAGGCCTGGACCGCGTCGCGGGGCGACCTGTCGCGGGTCGCCGAGGCCCTGGTGGCCGCGCCCGAGGCCTGGGCCCCGCAGCCGGCGAAGTTCAAGACGCCCTACGACTTCGTGGTCTCCAGCTACCGCGCGGCCGGCGGCCAGCCGAAGGCCATCGGCCAGGTGGCGCCGGTGCTCACGGCGCTCGGCCAGAAGCCCTTCTCCGCGCCCTCGCCCAAGGGTTGGGCCGAGGACGCCGACTCCTGGGCCGCGCCCGACGCCATCGTCAAGCGGATGCAGTTCGCCCAGGGCTTCGCCGCGGCGGCCGTGCAGGACCGCGACCCCAAGATCCTCGCCGCCGACGCCCTGGGCGCCCGCCTGACGCCCGCCACGGCCCTGGCCGTCGCCCGCGCCGAGAGCCGCCCCGAAGGCTTCGCCCTGGCGCTGATGAGCCCGGAGTTCCAACGCCGATGA
- a CDS encoding DUF805 domain-containing protein: protein MNGQIDWAELFFSAEGRAARTPSLVAAAILIAVAALYEAIVGPTLHWLTGWLAYPALFYCGACVLSKRLHDRGRSGWWAAAILFATLAVWPHPNGFFNFLFVLVLIWAAVELGVLAGEPGTNRYGPNPLRPVAAAA from the coding sequence ATGAACGGCCAGATCGATTGGGCGGAGCTGTTCTTCTCCGCCGAGGGGCGGGCGGCGCGGACGCCCTCGCTGGTGGCCGCCGCCATCCTGATCGCCGTCGCCGCCCTGTACGAGGCGATCGTCGGGCCGACCCTGCACTGGCTGACCGGCTGGCTGGCCTATCCGGCGCTGTTCTATTGCGGGGCCTGCGTGCTCTCCAAGCGGCTGCACGACCGCGGGCGCTCCGGCTGGTGGGCGGCGGCGATCCTGTTCGCCACCCTCGCGGTCTGGCCGCACCCCAACGGCTTCTTCAACTTCCTGTTCGTCCTGGTGCTGATCTGGGCGGCGGTCGAGCTGGGCGTGCTGGCCGGCGAGCCGGGGACCAACCGCTATGGCCCCAACCCGCTGCGCCCCGTGGCCGCGGCGGCCTAG
- a CDS encoding ATP12 family chaperone protein has translation MQKGFHEPVDKPRRFYKTVEVVDAVHADGGGFTVLLDGRNVRTPHNARLVLPTRALADEVAAEWAGQGETIELATMHATRLANTALDSIPQAREATADQIADYAGSDLLLYFAESPEGLVSRQFERWNPLLERAEAEARLSFVRASGIVHRAQPAETLAEVRAIALGLDDFGLAGLAFGAALFGSAILAIGVQRRWLTGDQAFELSRLDESWQEEQWGVDAEAAERTERLRGEAEMLERWFRALTPAA, from the coding sequence TTGCAAAAGGGATTTCACGAACCGGTCGACAAGCCCAGGCGCTTCTACAAGACCGTCGAGGTGGTCGACGCCGTTCATGCCGACGGGGGCGGCTTCACGGTGCTGCTGGACGGCCGTAACGTGCGCACGCCGCACAACGCCCGCCTGGTGCTGCCGACCCGCGCGCTGGCCGATGAGGTGGCGGCGGAATGGGCCGGTCAGGGCGAGACGATCGAGCTGGCGACCATGCACGCGACGCGGCTCGCCAACACCGCGCTGGATTCCATCCCGCAGGCCCGCGAGGCCACCGCCGACCAGATCGCCGACTACGCCGGCTCCGACCTGCTGCTCTATTTCGCCGAGTCGCCGGAGGGTCTGGTCAGCCGCCAGTTCGAGCGCTGGAACCCGCTGCTGGAGCGCGCCGAGGCGGAGGCGCGGCTGTCCTTCGTACGCGCCTCCGGCATCGTCCACCGCGCCCAGCCGGCCGAGACACTGGCGGAGGTGCGGGCGATCGCGCTGGGGCTCGACGACTTCGGCCTCGCCGGGCTGGCGTTCGGCGCGGCGCTGTTCGGCTCGGCGATCCTGGCGATCGGCGTCCAGCGCCGCTGGCTGACCGGCGACCAGGCGTTCGAGCTCTCCCGCCTGGACGAGTCCTGGCAGGAGGAACAGTGGGGCGTCGACGCCGAGGCGGCCGAGCGCACCGAACGCCTGCGCGGCGAGGCCGAGATGCTGGAGCGGTGGTTCAGGGCGCTCACGCCCGCGGCGTGA
- the lipB gene encoding lipoyl(octanoyl) transferase LipB — protein sequence MLDRTLNPPATAPLFARDDRAPAGWAVSRDPVAYPEAVAAMEARAADIAEGRAGELVWLLEHPPLYTAGVSAKAGDLLQPDRFPVFQSGRGGQFTYHGPGQRVAYVMLDLTRRRRDVRAFVAALEAWTIGALARFNVRGEVREGRVGVWVERKVPGLPTREDKIAAIGVKLRRWVSFHGVSLNVEPDLTHFGGIVPCGVTQHGVTSLVDLGLPVTLDEADAALLASFREVFGEVAEAPPPL from the coding sequence ATGCTTGACCGCACGTTAAATCCGCCGGCCACGGCCCCGCTTTTCGCGCGCGACGACCGCGCCCCCGCAGGCTGGGCGGTTTCGCGCGATCCGGTGGCCTATCCCGAGGCGGTGGCGGCCATGGAGGCGCGGGCCGCCGACATCGCCGAAGGCCGCGCCGGCGAACTGGTCTGGCTCCTGGAGCATCCGCCGCTCTACACCGCCGGCGTCTCCGCCAAGGCCGGCGACCTGCTGCAGCCCGACCGATTCCCGGTCTTCCAGAGCGGCCGCGGCGGGCAGTTCACCTATCACGGCCCCGGACAGCGGGTGGCCTATGTGATGCTGGACCTGACGCGGCGGCGGCGCGACGTGCGCGCCTTCGTCGCCGCGCTGGAGGCCTGGACCATCGGCGCGCTGGCCCGCTTCAACGTCCGCGGCGAGGTCCGCGAGGGCCGGGTCGGCGTCTGGGTCGAGCGCAAGGTCCCCGGCCTGCCAACCCGCGAGGACAAGATCGCCGCCATCGGGGTGAAGCTGCGCCGCTGGGTGTCCTTCCACGGCGTCTCGCTGAACGTCGAGCCGGACCTGACCCACTTCGGCGGCATCGTGCCCTGCGGCGTCACCCAGCACGGCGTCACCAGCCTGGTGGACCTCGGCCTGCCGGTGACCCTGGACGAAGCCGACGCCGCCCTGCTGGCCAGCTTCCGCGAGGTGTTCGGCGAGGTGGCCGAGGCGCCGCCGCCTCTCTAG